A region from the Alosa alosa isolate M-15738 ecotype Scorff River chromosome 7, AALO_Geno_1.1, whole genome shotgun sequence genome encodes:
- the LOC125297627 gene encoding histone H4, translating into MSGRGKGGKGLGKGGAKRHRKVLRDNIQGITKPAIRRLARRGGVKRISGLIYEETRGVLKVFLENVIRDAVTYTEHAKRKTVTAMDVVYALKRQGRTLYGFGG; encoded by the coding sequence ATGTCAGGACGTGGAAAAGGCGGTAAAGGACTCGGAAAAGGAGGCGCTAAGCGTCATCGCAAGGTTCTCCGTGATAACATCCAGGGAATCACAAAACCCGCTATCCGCCGCCTGGCTCGCCGTGGTGGTGTGAAGCGTATCTCTGGTCTCATCTACGAGGAGACTCGTGGTGTACTGAAGGTTTTCCTGGAGAACGTGATTCGTGATGCTGTCACCTACACCGAGCACGCCAAGAGAAAGACTGTAACCGCTATGGATGTGGTCTATGCTCTGAAACGCCAGGGCCGCACTCTGTACGGCTTTGGTGGTTAA